In the Populus trichocarpa isolate Nisqually-1 chromosome 8, P.trichocarpa_v4.1, whole genome shotgun sequence genome, ATTTTGAGCGAGATCTCCCTCGCCCTCGAAATCTTCTGGGGTTTGTTCTGCCTCTAACTGTCAATGCTTCTGACGTTGACTCCTTGTGAACAATCTGGTCCTTCTTTCGGTACTCATTATTCACCAAAGCATTGGACACATCAAtgaatttaatcttttctttaccaTACAGTAAAGTGGTGACGAGATGTTCATATGTGTCAGGCAGTGAATTCAATAATAGCAGAGctttatcttcatcatcaatttccacatctaaattcttcaaatcagctatcattttattgaaatcattTAGATGCTCATTCATAGAAGTACCTTTCTTGTGCTGAAAACGGAAGATCCTTTTCTTCAGGTAGAGACGATTCTCTATACTCTTCTTCATAAACTTGTCCTCCAGTGCTTGCCATAATTCCTTTGCAGAGTTTTGTTCTGAAAAGGCGTACTTCTGATCCTTTACAAGACAAAGTCGGATGGAACTGCAGGCCAACCGATTTATCCTTTCCCAGCTTTTATCATCCAAATCCTCCGGTTTATCTTCTAAAGTGAAATCCAAATTCATTTGGACAAGCATATCCATGACTTCACATTTCCACATGCCAAAATTACCTTTCCCATCAAACTTCTCCACCTCAAATTTGGTATTCGATACCGGGATGTATTGTGGAGGTATACTAGCATTCCCCGCTGATTTTTCTTCTGGAATATCAGCCATTAGGACGTCTTTGGATTACAAATGGACTCCTGAAATTGTTAAAACACGCACTTTTATGCTCAAAAGAGCCAAAACAGTAACTTCGGTGTGCTGTTTCACAAAACGGACATCACGGTTGCGTCCGGAATGGTTGAAAATGCTAGGAACCAACTTGACTCGGCCAAAAAACAGGTCAAAAATCACTGAGTTGGCCAAAAAACCAATCTGACCGAGTTGACTCAGGGAAGGAATATTCTGTCTCTGATAAAGAATATTCTGTCACGGGAATATTCTGTTACTGGTAACGGAATATTCTTATTCTGTCAAGAGAATATTCTGTCACTGTTAGATGACATGTCTGATGACGTGGCTGATGACAGGGCGATGTGGACCCTCTGTTGATGACGTGGATGATGACTCAGCGCCTACGTGTCTGATGACGTGGCTGTCTTCTCAGGCGAGAATTCCGGCAATGACTGGTTTTTCCGGCAGATGTCCGGCGAAACTTCGGCGAGCTCTACAGGGCTCGTTTCAACTCCGATTTCGATGATCTTTATATCGCCGGACTCGTATGGACGAGAGGAATCTCCTCAGCTGGTCAAAAGCAAGATCtgagaactttgaaaattctgcAACTTTGAACAGAGAGCTGAAAAACGTGTTTTTTCAGTGTTCTAGCTTCcctaatgctctgataccaatttgttgtgcatactggaccgaaagcaaacacaaagATAACACAAAACAAGCAGATTTACGTGGTTCCCCAAAACCGGGTACGTCCACGGAGGCAACAGATTGTATATTATTggaggaatgatacaaacactcaactcaacccaGTACAATCCCACAAAACCCAGTGTTTCACTCAAATCTACACTTGTTCACTCTCACAGTTgcactattttcttcttctgcacACTTGCactctcttgctctctctttgcACTACTCTCGTTTCTATTTATACAACAAAGAAGAGTCTTGGCAGCAACCCATGTGCAGCCTAATAAATGCCAACCAACTACTACAAGAAGAAAGTCATGGTGGTTGGAAAAAGGTTGACAAATTTGCAAATGTTGACAATTTGCTACACTGACTTGTATGCCATAATAGCTGattcaaaatgaaatttgattAGAACCTACAGTGTTTTCTTTTCACTGCTGGAGTGACAGTCATACTATGGAGCAATCAGGAAGAAGTCTACTATGTAGTGCAAGTGCATGGTCGCTTCGAAGGATTAATTAAGACCTCTAGTTTTTCTATGAAATGTCAGCCCTTGCTATCAAAATTATTGATATGCTCCGGTTTAGCATTTTCTgattcatttattaatttattcataaagctacattttattttcttaccttCTCCCGCAAAAACTATAAATCCAACTGCCATTAGAAGAACATGCATCTGAATTGAGaagaatcaagaaattaaacaaagaattaCTAGTTAGAAAACATAATGAACATATTTATAAATGATTAGAGCCTGATTCATCTTACATTCAAAATCTTGCCTTTGTTAGCAGATTTGAAAGCGAGGCCTCCTCGGAAGTGTAAAAGCCAAACAAGAACAAGGGTTGTGACTGCTATAGCTAACAAATGGGCGAACATTGTTACGGGGGTCGCCGAGATTTGGAAACTTCGACTTTTAGGTGGCATTGCGCAACTAGATGATCTCGAGTCTATTACTCTAGCTCAAAGAGACAGGGGTAAATGAAAAGGAGGAGATCAGTGGGAGCTGGAAATAGGTGTTGTCTAgcagttttttatatatatatgttcttcAAGTACTTgaaatcatcatcattatttgcTAGTATTTACGGAGTTGGACAATACAAAGTGATTCGTTTGTTTTCATTGTAAACTTGCTAAggtgttgaattttttattatcaataaactatatttttgctCATATAAACTCACTCCTAGTTTACTTCTACCcccataaataaaaatctccaGATGTTTCTCCTATAgttattaaaaagtttaatttcacTCTTAGGAAATAACTGATAAGAAATTcacttttcttcatattttctttttattattttatctcacCTTTTCCACTCAAATCCCTGAAAATGCCATAACATCTCACATAGAATacctagaaaactaaaaaaaacaaataaagaagtgGTCTCCTTAATGGTCAGGGGTAACATTGAAACTTCCTGTTAACTATAAGGGTAACATTGAGAAATCTTGAACTATAAGAGTAAAAGTGGAACATTGGCGAATCTTTAGGGTCAAGAATGAAGTTTActcttcttgattaattttacgtGGAAATTTTGCTGTGTACATTGTGATATGCACAAGGAAAACCTTTCTGGTTTTGCCAACAACAAGAAAGACGGATACTCCGAATCCCAAATATGGAGTATTAGGAAACGTCAAGGCCGGCGAGTCTTGTGACAAATTAAATGGAGAACAAGGGTTTTGTCGGTAGGATCTTCGAagtttagtatttaattaatctaattattattaaaaaataatataaattatatcttgaaaatttatttaacaatttaaattattggattgagatgatttttttgatatggtatcagagctttaatgACCAAGtaatcacgagttcgaatctcaccatccttatttatttgataaaaaataagcataatATAATATGGGTCTgtgcaaattttaaaattaaaggacttttatatgaaaaactgtacaagttttaaggttaaaaGAATTTTACTTGAGaggtgtattaaaaaataatataaattatattttaaaattttacctaacagtttaaactatgattttttaataattataaggtgaaaaaaagatttactgaactttttttttaattagttttttaattcaaacgTTTTGTCACCTAACAATGGGATCTGCGAAACGCGTACTTTATCATGTAAAGTTTGTTGGTAATGCTACATCTTGGGAGGTGAGCAGAGAAGTATGGTGTTAggggtgtttaaaaaaattaaaaaactgattaaattgagaaaactggaagaaaaaaaattaaaaaaaccgaaccgtgaaaaaaatcgattaaaccaattaaaattttgaaaaaaccgaccggttcggttcggtttcggttttttaagcctggaaccgaaaaaactgaactaaaccgaaccgaaccgaaaccggaaaaaaccgagccaaaaccaaaaaaaccgagccaaaccggaaaaaacgagccaaaccggtttgaaccggtttttgttctaaaaaaccgaaccgaaccgaaaccggttggtttgaaccggttttggttcggtttcggtttttttaaaaaaaaaatttcagtttggttatttttttttataaaaaccgaaccgaatcgaaaataaACACCCCTACATGGTGCCATGGCAAATGGGGGATGGTCCACAAGAAAATGTTGactaattttgaaaagtttCATGGCGCGATTCTTTGCTTGAATTGATTAGGTTAACGGATATGATTGTTTACGAGGCATTGTAGTAGTATTAAGACTTGagacttaaaatatatatggagtacaaaagttaaaaaaaaattaaaaaaaaaaaaacaaaaaaagttgcTTTCAAATATTCTATCAGATTTAATAGTTCTAAATCCAGGCTCATATAGAATATGGtgtttttattactattttttatcttttttcgaACTATATTTCTATCAGATCTTAAGCAATTCTACCCAACTTGTATGAAATGAAAACAACTACCCAATACATCAAGATACAAAATATGGAAGGTAGTATAGAATCATCACACATAACGGGCAAGAGCAACCGAGAGGTCAACGAATATGCCGAAGAGAAGGATGAAGAGTCCAGTGAAGTTAATCAAATGAGACTCGCGATGATGCTTTAGCTCGAGGAATGTAGCTTTCTCAATTAACCCAGTCAGTGCTGCACATGTTGCCATGTATAACAGTGCTCTCCCCCCACATACGTGCCATGGAAGCATGCTTGCCCTTGTTTGTTTCCCAGCTTTTGGAAACATGAATGTAAAGAAGCCGAACACCCACTGCGAATCGAGTTCAATTATATAACAAGTGTCACAATCTGAAAATATACCATACTGAAGCTACTGGGATTTCTTTAGAAAAAGTTCAATTCAATCCCCATGTTTCTTAGGTTTGCAATACGGTCCCTTTTTAATAGATCAACGGATGACAGTTATTGATCGGGGCCACTTGGCCAACATTTTCTCAGATTTGGTGTCAATCGAAAAAAGTTCAAACACTGAAATGACCATTTTCACGAATGAAGGGACGAAAGGTTTGTTTTTgcctaaaatttaattaattcaaagaaGGTTCATCACTAGCTAGAGGTCGTGGTTAATCGGGTCTAGTCGGATAGAGTTTACGCACCTGCAAGCAAAATAAACAGAAGGTGCTCAACCCAACCCATGAATGCAAGCTATAAACATCCTCTGCTTGGATCATATCATGGAACCTGAAAACAGCACATATGCCAACAATACCAAGGCACAGGGCAATCAGATGCAGGAACATGTGGATAGACTTCTGGACAATCATTGCCGATGATATTGTTTTGTATGTCATCATCGCTGCTCACATCACcaacatatatttatttaagaactTAGGAAAGCTGTTAAAAGTAATCAAGTAGATGAGACATGAGAATGTTGTTAATCGTGTAAAAATACCAATAAGGCTTGAATTCTAGAGAGATTTTATGGTTTATGGTCATGGAGGAGTAATTAATAACATGATACTAACTATTTCTTGAAAcccattttaaaataaatatatatataaaagaaattatgatcAGTCATGGATCCGGTGAgtaataactaattatataatatCATTAATAACTTTCTATGCATCaagtcgaatttttttttttttttgagttttcaaGTTGTCAATTAATTCTTCAGaatttttaattcaagattATTTCCTCCCCAAAAAACACacgaatgatgaaataaataaaatagccATTCCAACACTATCAAGTTTCAATAAATGAGaatttttacttataataagtaatttttatatacaCACGAGCACGTACCTTCCCCAGCAAGAAATATGAGTCCACAGAACATAAAAAACGGATGAGCCTGCATACcaagattaataataaaattaagaaataataagatTATAATTATATGACAGTAACAAAAACAAAGGGTGCGGAAATTCTAATTACATTGAAAACACGATCAGGATTATCAGAATGATACTCGATGCCACCGCGATAATGCAATAACCAAACCAGCATTAGAATTATAGCCAAGATGCCAAACAAGTGTGTTATCACGGTTAGACGAGAGGCTGATTGCTTGTAGATTGTGCTGCCAGCATCCATTGAAGAAAGGGTTTTGTCTGTCAAATGTAGTGGCGATGGGTGACTTCTTATAGAAATCTCACTCAAAATATCACCACCGGTAAACGCTGTTCTCGGGATTGCTTGTCTAGTTGGGCTTGGCCTGTTACATGGGaaacttttctcttctttttacgAGAAGTGGAAGCTTTGTCCAGGGGAGAGCATCATCGGTACAAAAGGATGCTAGACGGAATTGTACCGAGGATTTTTTTTGTCtcgaaataattaatatgtcGCATGATAGAATGGTTAATTACTCCTTTATGTATTATTAATCCTTTCGTTCTTTTGATGAACCAACGTAATAATATGTATAGGGGAAACTTATAAATATATCCTTCTTACGTTGCATCATTCATCAATTCTGTAAGAATATTAATCCATTGTAACCTTAAAATCTGCTCTTATTCAATAATATAAcattctttcaatcatttttgttgaaaatcatGGGCATGTGCGCAAAACATAACTATTTTCGATATGAATTACTTGTATGATGCTTTTGGATTAAAGATGCTCAATGGGTGGATTTGGTCGGTTTCAAAAGATATTGCCAATGACCTATTCcatatttcaaagaaaaatcgaAAGAAGAACAGAAAGCACGAAGCCCAGCACATGGTTAGATATTAAATCTGAGCGGTACATCAAATTTCTAGAGCCGAGTCAAGCCTAACATGAATTCATAGAAAGAGCGTGCGGGCTTTCATGGATGCCTTCAGCTagacattaaaaatatacatagatGACTAAGCTCAAAATTAGCAACCTAAAAATGTAGCAGATCAAACTGTAGAAAGGGGGTTTCTAGAGATAGAAAATCCAAGCAAAGGCCAAAGGAAGAAAGGTTACTCATATTTGTGTTTGATTAGTGCtttaggatataaaaaaatagatacataatgaataaaaacatatttaataaaaaacggaaataaagatataaaataaatcccGAGACATATATATGTCTTTGTTATCTCCAtgcattttcattcaatttgttTAAATAGTGGGCTCATGGTCGAATTAACCACTTATAGTTAGACAAGTATTGGACCTAGCTCATTAAAATAGTGCCAATAGATTGCCGCAGTCATGAAAACGGCCCAAAGGCATACCCACTATTCTCTTAGACTTCCATAAAATTAGAGCAATAGGCTGGTGATGGAGTAAAGAAACGGAATCACGTCCTGCAGTATTTCAGAAGTGTTCGACCggctgttattttttaaaatgttatttttatagaaatatattaaaataatatattttttatttcacttgaTCATAAATTCATAACACGATGGGATATTATTAGAACTTGATCATTGCATTGCATAACAAAATAATCCATTTCTCAAATGATATCCAAAGTTCTAAGAAAGTTGACAGAAAAGCTCGAGGAAAAGGGTTTTGCGCGACTCTCTTAGAGTTTGGGATGTTGCTTTAAGAATCGGTATTTTGCTATGCAATCCAATTATCCAATTCAAATAAATCTCTACGAATGAACGCACCTGATTTTATTTTGCTGTTCTGATGAAATTCGGTGAATTCCCCAAGTTAAAGGTTCAAGGCCAAACAAACCCAAGAAGCTAATTACTTGAAACCAGGCTCATGCATGCTTGTTATCTCCATTATGATAGCTAGCCGGAGTACATGCAGCTAAACCCACAGCATGGAAGTAACATGCCTTGTAATTTCCATCACCAGGAGCAACTGGATTTAACAAAGAACTAGATTTTGACAGATGTCTAGAAAATGCCGTGACCTTATCAATCTTATCTAGAAAGTAAAACGTTTCCATCATATCATATACCAAATCATGAGTGTGATTCAGTCTTTTCCAAAGCGAGCTGGTGACTTATTTTTGTCACAATCCACACCACACAACACTACTTTGCATCTCAACTTGTAATCCAAGTTGATTTGCTATCCATTGATCACCGTTCATTTCCTATCCCATTCTCTGGTTGCTCACACTAAGGAAATTAACGAGAATAAAGTTGTGCTCTTGACTTTACTTATACTGTCATTTTCTTTGAGGAGGACATGACTAATCTGGTGAAGGAGATTAATCGTTGAAATAGAAAGGTCTTATCCATTAATTACAAGTTAATACAATTCCCTTTATCTCACGAAGACCCGCCAACACAATTATATTAAGCATTGACATTAATCACTTGTACAATTCGTGGCCCTTCGATCGGTTTTAATTCAATTTCCACGTCCCCCTCTAGATGCTTCTTGTCGTGGCTTCATCCAAAGCCAAAAATCAGAGTGCACTAAAAGATTTAGACCATACATCCCTAATGGAATGATAAAAGGCGATCACatcaaacaaaatacaaattgaTATCACTATGCCTGCTGATTTATACGTTTTTTGgtattatattttactttttttggcCCGCTTTGGATACCATGAGAGGTGGAGGATTTATTCCCTGCGTCTCGAAACtgaaaattatagataaaagaaaattgtcATCAGATTTTATCTcgacacacatatatatatatatatatatatatatatatatatatatatatatatatatatatatatatatatatatatatatatatattaacatcaagttgatgcAAAATACATTAACATCTTcacatcattaaaaaatatcaaacgtTCTTAtcgaagatttttatttttatttttatttttaaatatagcttcgttttcttttttcttttttctaatcatACACCGCCGAATCTCTAGCTGCTATTTGATCATGGTTTTTGCtgcttgatatttatatattgtattttcataatcTGTTAGACTATTAGGCATTTGGCCCATGTAGATGTGCCGCTGCTAGTGTCTTAGCTAGGCCGTGCCAAAAATTAAGAGGGATGCGTGAAATTGATCTGGTTTCTAAATCTTTATGCATGTCGTTGTGTAAAAAAGATACCAGCCATGtcatctctaaaaaaaattgataaaatcatatGGCATAAAATCacgaaattatttttaattataacagcTAAACTCTGACAAAAGAAAATCCTCAATTTATCTTCATTAATTTGCTTCCTTTTTTGGGCTAAGAAgatgtttttctttctcaagtTAAACCAATATCATTATGATAGAGGTATAACATTTCATCATTATGATTGAGATATAATATTCAGACTTTTGAATTTccaatttaattcttatatattGCTGAAACTTCTTCTAAGGAGATTGATCGATGTTTTCATTGCACCAGCCTACtccattaattattgatttcatGAAA is a window encoding:
- the LOC7457820 gene encoding probable transmembrane ascorbate ferrireductase 3 translates to MDAGSTIYKQSASRLTVITHLFGILAIILMLVWLLHYRGGIEYHSDNPDRVFNAHPFFMFCGLIFLAGEAMMTYKTISSAMIVQKSIHMFLHLIALCLGIVGICAVFRFHDMIQAEDVYSLHSWVGLSTFCLFCLQWVFGFFTFMFPKAGKQTRASMLPWHVCGGRALLYMATCAALTGLIEKATFLELKHHRESHLINFTGLFILLFGIFVDLSVALARYV